One Phycisphaerae bacterium RAS2 DNA window includes the following coding sequences:
- a CDS encoding Caspase domain protein → MRAFATKKTLWRAPLVAGVWLALLAPEAGAAVRVLLVGVSEYADAAVVSPAGAANDVRAMRETLTERYGLGDAQVRALVGKAATREAILDSLGNWLLKNATAGDELVFYFSGHGSNRPDDNGDEDDGQDEILCPSDYVQETGQNGIVDDELGEMLRAAAEAHVLVILDACHSGTATKSLGNRLVELPTIRAGRTQARYIPPPRRPANAPGAAPRRTKGITTVRDLPAATFSACRDHQRAVSTKFMIGGRLVDHGAFTYMLVQGMAGAADADGDKAVTLAELDAFVERSLRQSVYQFEQQPQLLVHDDEPRRRLLGTELRVTPVTLAAMDRDRYRVNLGALDGLAAGGRVQITVQDRGIRPQLAVLETSDAHSAVVRLEEKPPAEWRTRLESNQAIGVSVAPASLPVSENVLRVWLGTFFEGGREAMPPKAIIDALGRLDGVQVVRGEADADRLIVGEFNGARLKLAVALRSERIIRVIEGTEAEVVHAMREQMEAERAKQVIICMQDPGGPSRVKMRTVDGRTEFVVRRTGEKDYLELEIDVPADGFLMLLNVDGEGTFTQLFPNQYHPDGRVSAGRLRIPQPGKFKLPINPPAGRDLIKAIWSRAPLDAGSIRTKSIAHGMVQITRPADALALVDSIQRGLIEAPRTKGFVPEAAVPGTLGADLGWSCDAIFIDTFDEE, encoded by the coding sequence ATGCGAGCATTTGCCACGAAAAAGACACTTTGGCGGGCGCCGCTTGTGGCCGGCGTGTGGCTTGCGCTGTTGGCTCCGGAGGCCGGTGCGGCCGTTCGCGTGCTGCTGGTCGGTGTGAGCGAGTATGCTGACGCGGCGGTGGTCAGCCCGGCCGGCGCGGCGAACGATGTGCGCGCGATGCGCGAAACGCTCACCGAGCGATACGGGCTGGGCGACGCGCAAGTTCGCGCGCTGGTCGGCAAGGCCGCGACGCGCGAGGCCATCCTCGATTCCCTCGGCAACTGGCTTCTCAAAAACGCGACGGCGGGAGATGAACTCGTATTCTATTTCTCCGGTCATGGGTCCAATCGCCCGGACGACAACGGCGACGAGGACGACGGGCAGGACGAGATTCTGTGCCCGTCGGATTACGTGCAAGAGACCGGTCAGAACGGCATCGTCGATGACGAGTTGGGCGAGATGCTGCGCGCCGCAGCGGAAGCCCATGTGCTCGTGATCCTCGACGCCTGTCACAGCGGCACCGCGACCAAGTCGCTGGGGAATCGCCTCGTGGAACTGCCGACCATTCGCGCGGGGCGCACCCAGGCGCGGTACATCCCGCCGCCCCGCCGCCCGGCCAATGCGCCGGGCGCCGCGCCGCGCCGGACCAAGGGGATCACGACGGTTCGCGACCTTCCCGCGGCGACGTTCAGCGCCTGTCGCGATCATCAGCGCGCGGTGAGTACGAAGTTCATGATCGGCGGCCGGCTCGTGGATCACGGCGCTTTCACGTACATGCTCGTGCAGGGCATGGCCGGCGCGGCGGATGCCGACGGCGACAAGGCGGTGACACTGGCCGAGCTGGATGCGTTTGTGGAGCGCTCGCTTCGGCAAAGCGTCTATCAATTCGAACAACAGCCGCAGTTGCTCGTGCACGACGACGAACCGCGGCGGCGACTTCTCGGCACGGAACTGCGCGTCACGCCCGTGACGCTGGCGGCGATGGATCGCGATCGCTACCGCGTGAATCTCGGTGCGCTGGACGGACTGGCCGCAGGCGGGCGCGTGCAGATCACCGTTCAGGATCGCGGCATCAGACCCCAACTGGCGGTGCTGGAAACCTCCGACGCGCACAGCGCGGTGGTACGGCTGGAAGAGAAGCCGCCGGCCGAGTGGCGAACGCGCTTGGAATCCAATCAGGCGATCGGTGTATCCGTGGCGCCCGCGAGCCTGCCCGTCAGTGAGAATGTGCTGCGCGTCTGGCTCGGCACGTTCTTCGAGGGCGGGCGCGAAGCCATGCCGCCCAAAGCGATCATCGACGCGCTGGGTCGCCTCGACGGCGTGCAAGTCGTGAGAGGGGAGGCCGACGCCGATCGGCTGATTGTCGGTGAATTCAACGGCGCTCGGTTGAAACTGGCCGTCGCGCTGCGCTCCGAACGCATTATCCGCGTCATCGAAGGGACGGAGGCCGAAGTCGTTCACGCTATGCGCGAGCAGATGGAAGCGGAGCGCGCTAAACAAGTAATCATTTGCATGCAGGATCCCGGCGGGCCCTCCCGCGTCAAGATGCGAACCGTGGACGGCCGCACCGAGTTTGTGGTGCGCCGCACGGGCGAGAAAGATTACCTGGAGCTGGAGATAGATGTCCCGGCCGACGGTTTCTTGATGCTGCTGAACGTCGATGGAGAGGGCACGTTCACTCAATTGTTTCCCAATCAATATCATCCCGACGGGCGCGTTTCCGCCGGTCGTCTGCGTATTCCGCAGCCCGGCAAGTTCAAGCTACCGATCAATCCGCCTGCCGGTCGCGATCTGATCAAGGCCATCTGGTCGCGCGCTCCGCTCGACGCCGGCAGCATTCGCACAAAATCGATCGCCCACGGCATGGTGCAAATCACCCGCCCCGCCGACGCCCTTGCGCTGGTCGATTCAATCCAGCGCGGCCTTATTGAGGCGCCGCGCACCAAGGGCTTCGTGCCCGAAGCCGCCGTGCCCGGCACACTCGGGGCCGATCTTGGCTGGTCCTGCGACGCGATTTTTATTGATACCTTTGACGAGGAGTGA
- a CDS encoding lipoprotein NlpI produces MDSEPDNLVAFLAREHDAMAESPGACPDENVWASLETGLLSPEQRDELLVHAQVCSPCRRRMSEIVGEWPADMAIPETARESGGSALPTGRGPNQDTRGAGPRAGERNILFRIGPRHYAIAAALLMAVTLWLAWPGGAPDASLLGTPIARLTDFGDIGILQRRTLSERTDPQRQAVTELAARLEAHAAKNPNEADVWRDLARAQLRLGRIESAASAARRATAAAPNRAELQNLAGLIAYRTGHYVEAVEAFGEAIRLAPGVADYHLNAALALEELQRIDEAMLHWKEFLRLAPRDPRAEEAARWIGVLQGRTDANPATP; encoded by the coding sequence ATGGATTCGGAACCCGATAACCTGGTCGCCTTCCTCGCACGCGAGCACGACGCGATGGCTGAATCGCCGGGGGCTTGCCCCGATGAAAATGTGTGGGCGTCGCTGGAGACGGGGTTGCTCTCGCCCGAACAGCGGGACGAATTGCTGGTCCACGCGCAGGTGTGTTCCCCCTGCCGCCGGCGGATGAGCGAGATCGTCGGCGAGTGGCCCGCGGACATGGCGATTCCCGAAACGGCTCGCGAGTCGGGAGGCAGCGCGCTGCCCACGGGCCGCGGCCCAAATCAGGACACGCGCGGCGCGGGCCCGCGCGCCGGCGAGCGGAACATTCTCTTTCGCATCGGGCCGCGACACTATGCCATCGCGGCGGCACTGCTGATGGCCGTCACGTTGTGGCTGGCCTGGCCCGGCGGCGCGCCCGACGCCTCGCTGCTGGGCACGCCAATCGCGCGGTTGACCGACTTCGGCGACATCGGCATCCTGCAGCGGCGAACGCTCTCGGAGAGGACCGATCCGCAGCGGCAAGCCGTGACCGAACTGGCCGCACGGCTGGAGGCCCACGCGGCGAAGAACCCGAACGAGGCCGACGTCTGGAGAGACCTGGCCCGCGCGCAGCTTCGGCTGGGCCGGATCGAGTCGGCCGCATCGGCGGCGCGCCGTGCTACGGCGGCCGCGCCGAATCGCGCCGAGCTGCAAAATCTCGCCGGCCTGATTGCGTATCGCACCGGGCACTACGTCGAAGCGGTGGAGGCTTTTGGCGAGGCGATTCGGCTGGCGCCGGGCGTCGCGGATTATCACCTCAACGCCGCGCTGGCGCTGGAGGAACTGCAACGGATTGACGAGGCCATGCTGCATTGGAAGGAGTTTTTGCGGTTGGCGCCGCGCGACCCGCGCGCGGAGGAAGCGGCCCGATGGATCGGCGTCCTGCAAGGCCGGACGGATGCGAATCCCGCGACGCCGTAG